Genomic segment of Aquarana catesbeiana isolate 2022-GZ linkage group LG02, ASM4218655v1, whole genome shotgun sequence:
gggaacttatctgagaagcagaaattgccCATTGCTCAGGGAATCCCTTGCAACCTCTGGAACTctccatggaaccttggttgagaaactcTGGAGTAGATATTTTGTAACATTTAGCTGAATGTCATTTGCCATGACAATCTCATTTTACATACACACTCTGTTTTTGATTCTTGTATTTCACATACCAATTTTGTAGTTTGTAATTGTAATTTGATGTCTTTAATGGTCATCTATGTATAAGAGAATCTGAATAGCTTCCCCGCTCAATGACTGATTAGATAAATTTACTTATCCTTATAAAGAGTTAACTTTCAATCTGATCATACTCAACCCATAGGCTCACAGTGAGACAGAGAAGCAGCATAGAACAGTCACAGTATGTTACTAGTAAGCAGGGAGCACATAATAAGCAAATATGGCTGCATCCATTTAAATATATCACTATTTACAAACAATAAACATAAATGTGCTGTTCTCAGACCAACACAGACTGGTCACATTAAAGGAAATATCTTCTAAGAGAGTTAAGAAGACCGACATTACTGAAATCTCCACCTGAAAAAgcaagttgattggctaccatactgGCCCTCTGGCTTCGATACTGTGAGTCACCGATCTGGAACTTATATGCAGATAAAGGACAGGGGTGTACAAAATATTGCAGTCAGTGGTTTAACATTACAGCCAGGCAGTTAACATTTTTAGAAATACATCAGTAGTGGCAGCCAGGTGTACTTTAGGCTCATCTCACTCTCATATacagtatagtaaaaaaaaaaacgtaaaacaaaataaaattctcattaaaaaaaaaaaaatttagaaattaATTTAAGGTTTAAATTAACTTACTTGTTGGTGAAGAATAACATCTCCCCCCGCAGAGTTGTCACAGCATCAAAAGTGATTGGTTTGCAGGAAGAAGGAGTGCTTGGTGGTTGTGTAACTACTGGGACTTCTCTGGCTCCTGTAATGAAGTaccaatgttaaatgttatggCACAGCAACCTTTTCTATAAATTGTAGAGTCACCCATTCACTTCCTAATAGAGTCTTGTAGTGATGTTCTGTCTCTTACCATAGAGTGACTGAATTCCTCTAATGTCATCATCAGGCAGGTGGAATTCACTGGGCTCAGTGAAGTGGTAGGTTGGGTACATGAGAGCACTTGGATCGTTAGAGTGTGAGAGACCCAAGGAATGGCCAAATTCATGAGCAGCCACAAGGAACAAGTTAAAGccttaaatgaaataaacaaattAGAATGGGCACTCTTAATGAATGTATTATAGCTGTAACATATCTAAGTAGTGGGCACCATGCAAAAGCTTAAGTTATCATACTCCTAACTCAAGAAAATAGTTTTTTCATTATATAACCTTAATATTGCAGTAATTATAAATATTTTGTAAATTACTGAGCactgaaaaaaaaacctcaccttTAGATCCACTAGTCCATGTTTCATCTTCATCAAAATGAGCATCTCCTCCGATACCAGTACCTGGGGCAAAAGCATGTGCCAGAGTCCCATGCTCACCATCAAATGGATAGTAGTCATTGTGCgctgtaaagaaaaaaacataaatatgcATCTCTCTGTGTGTTATAAAGGTTCAGTCTGATATGGCATGACATTGACGTATGAACATACCTTGTGCTGCAAATGAGATCTCAATATCAGCAACACTGTTGTAAATTCGAGTAAAGGTCAAGGGGGTCACATTTGTCCAAACCTGAAAGGCTCTCTGGATAGCTGCATCCACCTCGGCAACGGTCATGTCCGGTGTGTAATTCACTATTCTgagtaaagaaatcagtttgttctATTATTTCAAATTCTTTGTGAAGGGAAATTGCCATAGAACCACCCATTGTCCTATTTGGActacatatatgtatatttgtaGGATTTATATGGTCCTATATATACCTTTTATTCATCCACACATCCTCCATTCATATAGCACCTTTCATATTGCTGGAAGCTATAGCATAGCTTctttgaatggaggaggggagcagAAAGAGCTAACATAATCAGCACTCTTGACAAGTGCCTATGATGGGTCCAACTGCTCATATTGAGCCACGCAGCACGTAAGATTTCTGCTGCGGTGGTAATGAAGATTTAAACGCAGCCACCAGTATAAGGGACACTTCACATTTAAGTGTAAGTACCGTTCCTtgtgctaatttaaaaaaaaatactaaataaacgAAAGCTTTAAGGGAAGGGAACTTTATTTTCTAGGCATATCTCATCAAAACAGCTAACCCTATTAGAAGATTTTTCCTACATTCCTGTTCAGATGATATCTATaatatttttaaccccttcctgccgaccgtacgcagatatgcgtactcggctttccggggttataccgggatgatgcccgcagctgcaggcatcatcccggtaccgttgttttcagcgggcgatcggctacccgagtataacaaccgatgcggctaaaacccgcttggctgttataccggaggagcgggaggggacatcccccctccagccgcctcccgccgcctcccgtcgCTCTTatcgggcctcccgtgcgattgaGAGGCCCggtctccaatcagctgtctctgGCGGCTGgtggtgggctggaacgaagctgtgggcggcttcgttccagccttctcaatgtaaacgcggaagcgatgtcatgacgtcacttcccgtttactcggccgccaatggcgccggttttttaaaaaaatacagtattcagaatcgccgttttcggcgatctgaatactgtgaagtgtaaaggagggatgggggtcttttagacccctgatccctccataaagagtacctgtcaccacctattactgtcacaagggatgtttacattccttgtgacagcaataaaagttaaaaaaaaaaaaaattttaaacacaatttataaagtataaaaataaataaaataaattaaaaaaaaaaaaatttttttaaagtgcccccgtccctgcgagctcgcgcagcgaagaaaactcatacggaagtcgcgcccgcatatgtaaacggtgttcaaatcacacatgtgaggtattgccgcgatcatcagagcgagagcaataattctagcactagatctcctctgtaactcaaacctggtaactgtaaaaaaaatttaaagcgtcgcctatggaaattcataggtaccgtagtttgtcgccattccacgagtgcgtgcaattataaagggtgacatgtttggtatctatttactcggcgtaacatcatctttcacattatacaaaaaaattggggtaactttactgtttggattttttaaaattcatgaaaatgtcccttttccaaaaatttgcgtttaaaacaccgctgcacaaataccgtgtgatataaactattgcaacaatctccattttattctctagattctctgctaaaaaaatatatataatgtttgggaactctaagtaattttctagcaaaaaatacggattttaacttgtaaacaccaaatttcaaaaataggcttagtcatgaaagggttcatTTCCCACCACTTTCCTTACTGGTGACAGTGGGCATCAAGAAAAACATAGAGAGTGAATCTCCACAGCAGTGAAAGACAGTCATAAAAATACCTGACAGAGGTACTAATACTGAATCTCCCCTttccaattaaaaacaaaaaaggttttggcCTGAGATACAATTATGAACTAAGCATTACTGATGTTATCTCATAATTTGCTGTCGTATTGttcagaaccctaaccctaaagaAATGTTCTTTACCTGTATGTCAGTACTCTTGTCTTCCATCCCGAGTTTCCTGGGAATACACTGTATTCACCCACATCGACAAACCCACACCTGGGTTGCTGCATCATTTCCATGGTGTCTAAGTCAAGTGTTCCGGTCACCTTCAAACCAAAGGACTCCTGCATCTGGCGAATCTTCTCTGTAAACTGACTATTTTTCTTTCTGGACTGGCGAACCCCATCTGTTTTAAGGTTGTAGTATTTTTTCAAATACTCCTGTAGAGGTATAAAAAAAATTATCTCTgttgtaaattttatttttataaagggGTTGAGGAGGGAATATGGTAAAAGTATGGATAAAACAGAAAGTCGTCATTAAAATGGAatatcattaaccacttgtcgaccggccgccgtcattatactgtggcaggtcggcacgttcccgcaagccgtcgtagctgttcatcggctcctttaagcaggatagcaggcgcgcgcgcccgctgcactgcgggggtgccgctGCTCATGACCGGTGGCCgccatgaccgccggccatgagcgatcacaagcacgagaggcagaacagggacgtgtgtgtaaacaaatccctgttctgtcctgagaggagatgcagatcgtgatttcctaatagctaggaaccacgttctgtcatcccctctagtcagtcccctccccctacagttagaacacacagtcagggaacacagttaaccccttgatcgccccctagtgttaatcccttccctgccagtgacatttatacagtaatcagtgcatttttatagtactgatcgctgtataattgtcaatcgtccaaaaaatgtgtcaaaagtgtccgatatgtccgccataatgtcgcagtcacaataaaaattgcagatcgccgccattactagtaaaaataataataaaaatgccataaatctatcctcttttctgtagacgctataacttttgcacaaaccaatcaatatacgcttattgcgtttttttaccaaaaatatgtagaagaatacatatcggcctaaactgaggaaaaaacatttttttttgataaaaaagtatttatatttatttactatagAAAAAAGtcaaagatattgtgtttttttcaaaattatcgctcttcttttgtttatagcgcaaaaaataaaaaacgcagaggcgatcaaataccaccaaaagaaagctctatttgtggaggaaaaaaaggatgacaattttgtttaggtgcagcatcccacgaccgcgcaattgtcagttaaagcgacgcagtgccgaatcgcaaaaaatggtccggtcattgagcagccaaaatcttccggggctgaagtggttaaagtggttgtaaaccctttacaaacactctatactacaggcaagcctatatttaggcttacctgtagctgcactggatatctcctaaacttgcacggtttaggagatatccctgtatttgcatgtgccaacgtcatcgacaCATGAGctcttaagccaactgaagcaatggcacgtacgtgccgttgcttcagttgtactgtgccataCCCGGTGCCTCCCTCGCGCATTTGTGGGAGTTACATCATcgcggcttcggccaatcacagcgccggagcttcGATATCCGGAAGTAAGTCGCCGCGATCgggcgcgcagcggcatgttatcctgctggacgtcatatgacgcccagtcaggataactgaaccaccgcccggccgtcatctgctatgggccgggcgggaagtggttaatattgattggaccctgggcaaaacttttcttggggccccccatgcagttttgctctccacctgctctgagacatacaataaatagcagctagactcaaaatcagtttactgaatcagaacaGGCAcctattgcaattggttgccagaggttacagtgtatcattaccgctcactgactggttgctagaggttacagcacacattacggctcactgattatttgctagagattacagcacatgatttctgcttgttgattggttgctagagattactgtggatatgacctcagtggggcatgatatacatatcaatgccgctggctgcccctatttacatatgaatgccgccgctatttacatatgcatgctggtaatttacatgtaaacacagggtctg
This window contains:
- the LOC141126983 gene encoding matrix metalloproteinase-18-like, giving the protein MKSLLLVLLFSVAYCSAFPAETSQDNEKNAKFAEEYLKKYYNLKTDGVRQSRKKNSQFTEKIRQMQESFGLKVTGTLDLDTMEMMQQPRCGFVDVGEYSVFPGNSGWKTRVLTYRIVNYTPDMTVAEVDAAIQRAFQVWTNVTPLTFTRIYNSVADIEISFAAQAHNDYYPFDGEHGTLAHAFAPGTGIGGDAHFDEDETWTSGSKGFNLFLVAAHEFGHSLGLSHSNDPSALMYPTYHFTEPSEFHLPDDDIRGIQSLYGAREVPVVTQPPSTPSSCKPITFDAVTTLRGEMLFFTNKTFWRQISQNSKTEHHLIKTFWPALPNHIQAAYEYKQKDQLLIFKGANYWIINGYQVTKDSPKSIYDLNFPRTVRRVDAAVHDENTEKTYFFVDDKFWSFDEKKQKMDSVTPQKIIDGFPGVGTKVQAAFQKDRLLYFFVGDHQYEFSTAKKRVTRLLKSNSWLKCGNENISPKKALIK